From the Lentimicrobium sp. L6 genome, one window contains:
- a CDS encoding NAD(P)/FAD-dependent oxidoreductase: MKVAIIGGGAAGMFSAIQVKVNHPNAEVIVFEKSQKVLSKLKISGGGRCNVTNGVDSIAELVKAYPRGGKKLKKLFPIFNNKTMQKWLLDRGVETLIQEDRCVFPVAQDSQVIIDCFLNEAKRLGVTIKFGAAVESIKQVDEKIKIYFADDRHSSQVFDKVIATTGGSPQRKGLDWLANLGHKIESPIPSLFTFNMPKESITKLMGIVVENAMTNIQGTKMKAEGPLLITHWGMSGPAILVLSSFGARYLSEQNYDFKVQINWVHEINNDRVKQELDKIVEEHPKKILANYRPYLLPERLWLYLVEKCELDEKKKWGDLSKKGVNKLINILTNDIYSVQGKTTFRDEFVTCGGVSLEDVDFKTMQSKVVKNLYFAGEVLDIDAITGGYNFQGAWTTGFIAGRLGE, from the coding sequence ATGAAAGTTGCCATTATTGGAGGAGGAGCAGCGGGAATGTTTTCGGCCATTCAGGTCAAAGTAAATCATCCCAATGCAGAGGTTATTGTTTTTGAGAAATCGCAAAAGGTCTTATCCAAATTAAAGATTTCTGGAGGAGGGCGTTGTAATGTCACCAATGGCGTAGATTCCATTGCCGAATTGGTAAAGGCTTATCCTAGAGGAGGGAAAAAACTAAAAAAACTCTTTCCTATATTTAATAATAAAACCATGCAAAAATGGTTGTTAGACAGAGGAGTAGAAACGCTTATCCAAGAAGATAGGTGTGTTTTCCCTGTGGCACAAGATTCTCAAGTCATTATTGATTGTTTCCTCAATGAAGCCAAAAGATTAGGAGTGACCATAAAGTTTGGTGCAGCTGTTGAGTCCATTAAGCAAGTTGACGAGAAAATAAAAATCTATTTTGCTGATGATAGACATTCTTCACAAGTTTTTGATAAAGTAATTGCGACTACTGGTGGTTCACCCCAACGTAAAGGACTAGATTGGCTTGCCAATTTAGGTCATAAAATAGAAAGTCCGATTCCGTCATTATTTACTTTTAATATGCCCAAAGAATCCATTACTAAGTTGATGGGAATTGTGGTGGAAAATGCCATGACTAATATTCAAGGAACCAAGATGAAAGCTGAAGGGCCGCTTCTCATCACGCATTGGGGAATGAGTGGGCCCGCAATATTAGTACTGTCTTCCTTTGGAGCTCGATATTTAAGCGAGCAGAATTATGACTTTAAAGTTCAGATTAATTGGGTGCACGAAATAAATAATGATAGAGTAAAACAAGAATTAGATAAGATAGTAGAGGAGCATCCCAAGAAGATTTTAGCTAATTATCGACCCTATCTCTTGCCAGAAAGACTGTGGTTGTATTTAGTAGAAAAATGTGAGTTGGACGAGAAGAAAAAGTGGGGTGACCTTTCCAAAAAAGGAGTCAATAAGTTGATAAACATCCTCACTAACGATATCTATTCTGTTCAAGGAAAAACTACCTTCCGCGACGAGTTTGTGACCTGTGGAGGAGTCAGTCTAGAAGATGTCGATTTCAAAACCATGCAAAGTAAAGTAGTGAAAAACCTCTACTTTGCCGGCGAAGTTCTAGATATAGACGCCATCACCGGAGGCTATAATTTCCAAGGTGCTTGGACCACTGGTTTTATTGCTGGGAGGCTTGGGGAATAA
- a CDS encoding DUF3137 domain-containing protein: MESKEDFHKFYHSELNKAATFLEDYRLKGRKIIRRRLLLSLALLPLFFLSTITKYGPIIFFAALPSVLFLGSAFQKYLATHRYLKFRYKKHLLKKAIAFYFEDFEYIAKQKIAKPVLMESKLFPNHIDNIYGEDFMRFTLGKVKMMFCETSVYKNRDSLVFNGVFITSSFNKYFKSETFVIERKSSTLLKRIRKLMTDDLSEVKLENLEFDDKFQTLSNNQTEARYILTPVMMERIIDYGEKVGKNLSISFVKNRLYCTIPMIKDLFEPSIFKPIDLSFVSKSIAPVLLFTDIVKDLDLNMRIWSKR, encoded by the coding sequence ATGGAATCAAAAGAAGACTTTCATAAATTTTATCATTCAGAACTAAACAAAGCAGCTACTTTTCTGGAGGATTATAGGCTTAAAGGCAGAAAAATAATTAGACGAAGGTTGTTATTGTCTTTGGCTTTACTTCCATTATTCTTTTTATCAACAATTACTAAATATGGTCCTATTATATTTTTTGCGGCCTTGCCAAGTGTATTGTTTTTAGGGTCTGCTTTTCAAAAGTATTTAGCGACTCATAGGTATTTGAAATTTCGATATAAAAAACACCTTCTAAAAAAGGCAATAGCTTTCTATTTTGAAGATTTTGAATACATTGCCAAGCAGAAAATAGCAAAGCCTGTTTTGATGGAAAGTAAGCTGTTCCCGAATCATATAGATAATATTTATGGGGAAGATTTTATGCGCTTTACTCTAGGTAAAGTGAAGATGATGTTTTGCGAAACTTCTGTCTATAAAAATCGAGACAGTCTTGTTTTTAATGGAGTATTTATCACATCCTCGTTTAATAAATACTTTAAATCTGAAACCTTTGTGATTGAAAGAAAATCTTCTACTTTACTCAAGCGAATTCGCAAACTAATGACAGATGATTTATCTGAAGTTAAGCTTGAGAACTTGGAATTTGATGATAAATTCCAGACCTTGTCCAATAACCAAACTGAGGCAAGGTATATTTTGACCCCTGTTATGATGGAACGTATTATTGATTATGGGGAAAAGGTGGGTAAGAATTTGTCTATTTCTTTTGTGAAGAATCGTTTATACTGCACCATTCCCATGATAAAAGATTTGTTCGAACCTTCTATCTTTAAACCCATTGATTTATCTTTTGTTTCAAAATCAATAGCGCCAGTGCTATTGTTTACCGATATTGTGAAGGATTTAGATTTAAACATGCGCATTTGGTCTAAAAGGTAA
- a CDS encoding bifunctional 2-polyprenyl-6-hydroxyphenol methylase/3-demethylubiquinol 3-O-methyltransferase UbiG, producing MTDQELLKDLEEKLEHYDGALDKWSKNYLKSNRKRYLFDIQLISKYYKSGQILELGSSPYHLTHVLKQKGYSIIGADIDPSRQAKFISDQNLDIVKCNVEDEKLPFKDGEFQFIIFNEIFEHLRINPIRTLREINRVLHKDGILLLTTPNLYSVRNIVNFLRGEGFDNPYEQFLKLETLGHMGHVREYSVKQVLEFLDNTDYQSIEVLRKSYTPLHGFWRPFNLLRKVFTGLHTYQIHVCKKK from the coding sequence ATGACAGATCAAGAATTATTAAAAGACTTAGAAGAAAAGCTAGAGCATTATGATGGAGCTTTAGATAAGTGGAGTAAGAATTATTTGAAGTCAAATAGGAAAAGATATCTATTTGATATTCAGTTAATATCAAAATATTATAAGTCTGGACAAATTCTTGAACTAGGATCCTCTCCTTATCATTTAACACATGTCTTAAAGCAAAAAGGATATTCCATAATAGGTGCTGATATTGATCCAAGTCGTCAAGCTAAATTTATATCTGATCAAAATTTAGATATTGTAAAATGTAATGTAGAAGATGAAAAGCTTCCATTTAAGGATGGAGAATTTCAGTTTATTATCTTCAACGAAATATTTGAGCATTTACGAATCAATCCAATCAGAACACTTCGTGAAATCAATAGGGTTTTGCATAAAGATGGTATTCTTTTATTAACCACACCAAATCTCTACTCAGTTAGAAATATTGTAAATTTCCTAAGAGGAGAAGGATTTGATAATCCCTATGAGCAATTTCTAAAACTTGAAACTCTTGGGCACATGGGCCATGTCCGAGAATATTCTGTGAAGCAAGTATTAGAGTTTCTTGATAATACAGATTACCAAAGTATCGAGGTCTTGAGGAAATCCTATACACCATTGCATGGTTTTTGGCGTCCGTTTAATCTTTTGAGAAAGGTTTTTACTGGTTTGCATACCTACCAGATTCATGTATGTAAAAAGAAATAA
- a CDS encoding glycosyltransferase family 39 protein, whose translation MDNIIFSISIILLVVIAYFYSWKNFKQENFKMALFIMMSAALVLYFFVATDFFLHHWDERYHALVAKNMMKHPLIPTLYENPILPYDYTNWTVNHIWVHKQPLALWTIAASFWVFGVNEIALRLPSIIVCVIGIYLVFSIGKYFFNQKIAYFSAFLFSINGLMVELMGGRVSTDHVDVFFTFFILLAIYLTIRFIKTEKFIYTVLVGLSIGSAVLTKWLPGLIVLPVWILLLWDSKTLSLKGMALHLSIIIAIAVAVFLPWQVYISTAFPKEALWESNYNFKHLFEAVEGQSGSVFYFLNQIRINYGEYIYLPLLWFFWMMVKDAENKKRWAAAIWFIIPFLFFSIAKTKMQAYLLFTSPVLFFITAEFYFMLKEYKNNHRLKWLFNIVLSLFILIPIRYSLERIKPFENRDRNPQWVLDLKSLNEKNISDGVLFNYNKPIEAMFYTDLIVYPHIPNQETIEGLTKQGFRILINNNGAIPENLLCDKNIKIINLEVNLN comes from the coding sequence ATGGATAATATCATATTTTCGATTTCTATTATACTATTAGTTGTTATTGCTTATTTTTATTCGTGGAAGAATTTTAAACAAGAGAATTTTAAAATGGCCTTGTTTATCATGATGAGTGCTGCTTTAGTTTTATATTTTTTTGTAGCTACCGATTTCTTTTTGCACCATTGGGATGAGCGATATCATGCTTTGGTAGCTAAAAACATGATGAAACATCCGCTTATTCCCACTCTTTACGAGAATCCTATTCTTCCATATGATTATACCAATTGGACCGTAAATCACATATGGGTTCATAAACAACCCTTGGCTCTATGGACTATAGCGGCTAGTTTTTGGGTTTTTGGAGTAAATGAAATCGCATTGAGACTGCCTTCTATTATTGTCTGTGTAATAGGTATTTATTTGGTGTTCTCCATTGGAAAGTATTTTTTCAATCAGAAAATTGCATATTTCTCTGCATTTTTATTTTCCATAAATGGCTTGATGGTGGAACTGATGGGAGGTAGAGTTTCAACTGATCATGTTGATGTATTTTTCACCTTTTTTATTTTGTTAGCTATCTATTTAACTATTCGATTTATAAAAACAGAGAAATTTATTTATACCGTATTAGTTGGACTTAGTATAGGTTCTGCGGTGCTCACTAAGTGGTTACCAGGACTTATTGTATTGCCGGTTTGGATCCTGTTATTATGGGATTCTAAGACTTTAAGCCTAAAAGGGATGGCTTTACACTTGAGTATTATTATTGCAATTGCCGTTGCTGTTTTCCTTCCTTGGCAGGTTTATATTTCTACAGCTTTTCCAAAAGAGGCTTTATGGGAATCTAATTATAATTTCAAACACCTATTCGAAGCTGTTGAGGGACAATCTGGTTCAGTGTTTTACTTTCTAAATCAGATTCGAATAAATTATGGTGAGTATATCTATTTGCCTTTGCTTTGGTTTTTCTGGATGATGGTAAAAGATGCCGAAAACAAAAAAAGATGGGCTGCTGCTATTTGGTTCATCATACCATTTTTGTTCTTTTCTATTGCGAAAACTAAAATGCAGGCCTATCTGCTATTCACTTCTCCAGTTTTGTTTTTTATAACAGCTGAGTTCTATTTCATGTTGAAAGAATACAAGAATAATCATCGATTAAAATGGTTGTTTAATATTGTTTTATCTCTTTTTATACTGATTCCTATTAGATACAGTTTAGAGCGTATTAAGCCTTTTGAAAACAGAGATAGAAATCCTCAATGGGTTTTAGATCTTAAATCGTTGAATGAAAAGAATATTAGCGATGGAGTCCTTTTTAACTATAACAAGCCAATTGAGGCCATGTTTTATACGGATTTAATAGTGTATCCTCATATTCCAAATCAGGAAACTATTGAAGGTTTAACTAAGCAAGGGTTTCGAATCCTGATCAATAATAATGGCGCTATTCCTGAAAATTTATTGTGTGATAAAAATATTAAAATTATAAATTTGGAAGTGAATTTGAATTAA
- a CDS encoding MTAP family purine nucleoside phosphorylase: MNLNKIAIIGGSGLEKLDLFDHSEMLHPKTPYGECSAPVIHGQMGEKEVFIFSRHGFKHQITPTHVNNRAHIKAIKDFGCEAIIAATACGSLRQEIEPGDLVFPNQVIDFTRFRANTFFDDFNDGGFHHTPFADPFNDELNQQLVKLAEAAQLKYHLNKTIITIEGPRFSSRAESHMFRAWGADLINMSTAPEVILANELQIPYTAIAMSTDYDCWKTDEAPVDAQSVLDVFHKNAHNVTGLLKAVLLQ; encoded by the coding sequence ATGAATCTTAATAAAATAGCTATTATAGGTGGTTCCGGATTGGAAAAACTTGATCTTTTTGATCATTCTGAAATGCTGCATCCTAAAACTCCTTATGGGGAATGTTCTGCACCAGTTATTCATGGACAAATGGGTGAAAAAGAAGTTTTTATATTCTCACGTCATGGTTTTAAACATCAAATAACCCCAACACATGTGAACAACAGAGCACATATAAAAGCCATAAAGGATTTTGGTTGTGAAGCTATTATTGCAGCTACAGCATGTGGTAGCTTAAGACAAGAAATAGAGCCTGGTGATTTGGTTTTTCCTAATCAAGTTATCGATTTTACCAGATTTAGAGCCAATACTTTCTTCGATGATTTTAATGATGGTGGGTTTCATCATACCCCATTTGCCGATCCTTTCAATGATGAATTGAATCAGCAATTGGTCAAATTAGCGGAGGCGGCTCAGTTAAAATATCATCTCAATAAAACCATTATCACTATCGAGGGACCAAGGTTTTCAAGTCGTGCGGAGAGTCACATGTTCAGAGCATGGGGAGCCGATTTAATCAATATGAGTACAGCCCCAGAAGTGATTTTAGCCAACGAGTTACAAATTCCTTATACAGCCATTGCCATGAGCACCGATTACGATTGCTGGAAAACCGATGAAGCTCCTGTGGATGCACAATCTGTTCTCGATGTATTCCATAAAAATGCACATAATGTAACTGGTTTATTAAAAGCGGTTTTGTTACAATAA
- a CDS encoding Rossmann-like and DUF2520 domain-containing protein encodes MSEIKKIAFIGSGNVASHMAKSFTDKGFTITGIYGRNLITAQALAAFTNSKWGAISDINFEEHDLVIISVPDNAIAEIINILPHSNTLIAHTSGSMEMEVLNKFGKRIGVFYPLQTFSKEKEVDFSKIPMMVEAKTDEDLVILEKLAQNLSLKVFRITSAQRKKIHIAAVFSSNFTNYLYHIAEDLLTQDNIPFEVIQPLIEETTDKIQHLKPYHAQTGPAVRNDLETISSHLQDLESIPEYHEIYKLLSHHIIKSRKQ; translated from the coding sequence ATGTCAGAAATAAAAAAAATAGCATTTATTGGAAGCGGAAATGTGGCTTCTCATATGGCAAAATCATTCACAGACAAAGGCTTTACTATCACTGGCATTTATGGTAGAAATTTAATTACAGCGCAAGCTTTGGCAGCATTTACAAACTCAAAATGGGGAGCCATCTCAGATATCAATTTTGAGGAACACGATCTTGTTATTATTTCAGTTCCTGATAATGCCATAGCCGAAATCATTAATATTTTACCTCACTCAAATACGCTAATAGCTCACACTTCGGGGAGTATGGAGATGGAGGTTTTAAACAAATTTGGAAAACGTATTGGAGTCTTCTACCCATTACAAACCTTTAGCAAGGAAAAAGAAGTGGATTTCTCTAAAATTCCAATGATGGTGGAAGCAAAGACTGATGAAGACCTGGTAATATTAGAAAAACTGGCCCAAAACCTCAGCCTAAAAGTTTTTCGTATCACCTCGGCTCAAAGAAAAAAAATTCACATTGCAGCGGTATTTTCCTCGAATTTCACTAATTATTTGTACCATATTGCTGAGGATTTATTGACACAAGACAATATTCCTTTCGAAGTGATTCAGCCATTGATAGAAGAAACCACTGATAAAATACAGCATCTAAAACCCTATCATGCACAAACAGGACCTGCTGTTCGTAACGATTTAGAAACTATTTCTTCTCATCTACAGGATTTAGAATCTATTCCTGAATATCATGAAATATATAAATTATTAAGTCACCATATCATCAAATCAAGAAAACAATAA
- a CDS encoding HAD family hydrolase gives MATNYKDKLHTITTFIFDYDGVLTDGTVYPSADGEMMRAANVKDGYALQHAVKKGYRIAIISGGQSKTMEQRMAALKIEDVFLGVSNKKVVFEEYVKKHSLEMNEILYMGDDIPDYQLLKTVGVATCPSDAAEEILEIADYISHKPGGKGAVRDILRQVMKLQGKWFDEEAFHW, from the coding sequence ATGGCAACAAATTATAAAGACAAACTACACACAATCACTACCTTTATATTCGACTACGATGGCGTTCTAACAGATGGCACCGTTTATCCTTCTGCCGATGGCGAAATGATGCGTGCTGCCAATGTAAAAGATGGCTATGCCCTTCAACATGCAGTAAAAAAAGGATATCGTATTGCTATCATCTCCGGTGGACAGTCAAAAACCATGGAGCAAAGAATGGCAGCTTTAAAAATAGAGGATGTTTTTCTAGGAGTGAGTAATAAGAAAGTTGTTTTTGAGGAATATGTAAAAAAGCATTCCTTAGAGATGAATGAGATTTTATATATGGGCGACGATATCCCTGATTATCAACTGCTAAAAACCGTCGGCGTGGCCACCTGCCCTAGCGATGCAGCCGAAGAAATTCTAGAGATTGCAGATTATATCAGCCATAAACCTGGTGGAAAAGGAGCCGTACGAGATATTCTTCGTCAAGTGATGAAACTACAGGGTAAATGGTTTGATGAGGAGGCTTTTCATTGGTAA
- a CDS encoding geranylgeranylglycerol-phosphate geranylgeranyltransferase, with translation MHKIKAFFKLIRWPNLLMIMVAQSLLNYMVIGRVLNLIHVDLPLYHFQFMLLMMSTVFMAAWGYAYNDVEDEKVDAINKEEKRIIGKTFSKKTGLSIAYSFLALSLIPAFYLSIQLEMIQLVFLHILIGVGLWYYSKQLKKTVLLGNIAISLFTAFSIFIVWLYHLVVLKMDSTMMVNSQKLIPFINQLVLYYSAFAFVISLIREITKDIEDKTGDAQYQMKTFVVEFGLSKTKILLYSLGILMLLMLGSAIYFSYYYQWTQLSIYLGVAIGIPLLYFLKTLKNSQSTEDFSNLSILAKVIMLAGILSMQLFYISYGL, from the coding sequence ATGCATAAAATAAAAGCATTTTTCAAACTCATCCGCTGGCCAAATCTCTTAATGATTATGGTGGCACAATCCCTATTAAATTATATGGTGATTGGCCGGGTATTGAATTTGATTCATGTGGATTTACCTCTCTATCATTTTCAATTCATGCTATTGATGATGAGTACCGTATTTATGGCGGCATGGGGCTATGCTTATAATGATGTGGAGGATGAAAAAGTAGATGCCATTAATAAAGAAGAAAAACGAATCATTGGAAAAACCTTCTCCAAAAAAACAGGATTAAGTATTGCCTATTCTTTTTTGGCATTATCATTAATCCCGGCTTTTTATCTTTCTATCCAATTAGAAATGATTCAATTGGTATTTCTACATATCTTAATAGGAGTCGGCCTCTGGTATTATTCTAAGCAATTAAAAAAGACGGTTTTATTAGGTAATATCGCCATTAGCTTATTCACCGCTTTCAGTATTTTTATCGTTTGGCTTTATCATCTGGTGGTTCTTAAAATGGATTCAACAATGATGGTGAATAGCCAAAAACTGATTCCGTTTATCAACCAATTGGTTTTGTATTATTCAGCTTTTGCCTTTGTAATAAGCCTGATTAGGGAAATCACCAAAGATATTGAAGATAAAACTGGAGATGCCCAATATCAAATGAAAACTTTTGTGGTGGAATTTGGATTATCTAAAACCAAAATCTTACTCTATTCACTCGGAATACTCATGCTACTCATGCTGGGCTCAGCCATCTATTTTTCTTATTATTATCAATGGACTCAATTATCCATATATTTGGGCGTTGCTATAGGCATTCCCCTCCTCTATTTTCTTAAAACCCTAAAAAACAGCCAAAGTACTGAAGACTTTTCAAACTTAAGTATTTTAGCCAAAGTGATCATGCTAGCAGGAATTCTCAGCATGCAACTATTTTATATAAGCTACGGACTATGA
- a CDS encoding Maf family nucleotide pyrophosphatase: protein MTQLNKRFDHLDIIMASRSSRRHALLRQLDIKFRITPLDFDESFSDNLKVEDVAQYISHNKATSFPLDRMKKNTLVITADTIVAVDSIILGKPCNEAEAKDMLRLLSNRTHQVITGVSLRSLEATNSFSAITKVKFKELSEDEIEYYVEEYQPYDKAGGYGIQEWIGKIGVEWIEGSFYNVMGLPIQKLYQEMCNFTPKY, encoded by the coding sequence ATGACCCAACTCAACAAAAGATTCGATCATTTAGATATTATCATGGCCTCTCGTTCTTCGCGTCGTCATGCTTTATTACGTCAATTGGATATCAAATTCAGAATCACCCCTTTAGATTTTGACGAAAGCTTTTCGGATAATTTAAAAGTTGAGGATGTAGCTCAATATATCAGTCATAATAAAGCCACCTCTTTTCCGCTGGACAGAATGAAAAAGAATACCTTGGTCATTACTGCCGATACCATTGTTGCTGTGGATTCCATTATTCTCGGAAAACCATGTAATGAGGCTGAAGCCAAGGATATGCTCAGGCTTTTATCTAACAGAACTCATCAGGTAATCACAGGGGTGAGTCTTAGATCTTTAGAAGCCACCAATTCATTTTCCGCCATTACCAAAGTAAAATTCAAGGAATTAAGCGAAGATGAAATTGAATATTATGTGGAAGAATACCAACCTTACGATAAAGCAGGAGGTTATGGAATACAGGAATGGATAGGAAAAATAGGGGTGGAATGGATAGAAGGTTCCTTTTACAATGTGATGGGATTACCCATTCAAAAGCTTTATCAAGAAATGTGTAATTTTACACCTAAATATTAA
- a CDS encoding DUF502 domain-containing protein: protein MKFWKALIKYFMQGLLYLVPISVTLWVIIYAFNYLDSLVKPYELQYLGFQIPGLGLVILALLIVFIGFLGSSIIFKPLISLLENIINRAPLIKDIYSAIKDLLGAFVGSKKKFNAPVLVTMNETGLKRIGFVTREKMDNMNIPEGYMVVYLPYSYGVMGTVIVVKNEMVETINQSSTDIMKFIVSGGVTEVDQEKKQVK, encoded by the coding sequence ATGAAATTCTGGAAAGCATTAATCAAATACTTTATGCAGGGACTGCTTTACTTAGTTCCTATCAGCGTGACCCTCTGGGTAATTATCTATGCTTTCAATTATTTAGACAGCTTAGTCAAACCCTATGAGCTCCAATATCTAGGATTTCAAATTCCTGGTCTTGGATTAGTAATATTGGCTCTACTTATTGTTTTCATTGGTTTTTTAGGTTCTTCCATCATATTTAAACCTTTGATTTCCCTTTTAGAAAACATCATCAATAGAGCGCCCTTAATTAAAGATATTTACTCTGCGATTAAAGATTTGCTAGGTGCTTTCGTGGGTAGTAAAAAGAAGTTTAACGCCCCTGTTTTGGTCACTATGAATGAAACGGGATTAAAAAGAATTGGTTTTGTGACTAGAGAAAAGATGGATAATATGAACATTCCCGAAGGTTATATGGTAGTTTATCTTCCCTATAGCTATGGAGTAATGGGAACCGTTATTGTAGTAAAAAACGAAATGGTAGAAACCATCAATCAATCCTCAACCGATATCATGAAATTTATAGTGAGTGGAGGAGTTACCGAAGTGGATCAAGAGAAAAAGCAAGTCAAGTAA
- the surE gene encoding 5'/3'-nucleotidase SurE produces the protein MKKYKILVTNDDGINAPGIRFLIDIAKEFGEVNVMAPDKGQSATSHSITFADPLRIKTIEETDSYKEYSCNGTPVDCIKLAENVKLTELPDLVVSGINHGSNASINVIYSGTMAAVIEACIDEIPAIGFSYDSYSSQLDFEPARPFMKTIIKGILENGMPKDVCLNVNIPNTKELKGIKICRQAKASWKEGFDTRTDPRGGDYHWLTGHFEVEDNSEGTDLHAIENGYLSVVPVQVDLTAHKAINDLKFLETEL, from the coding sequence ATGAAAAAATATAAAATATTAGTCACCAACGACGATGGCATAAATGCCCCTGGTATTCGTTTTCTTATTGATATTGCAAAAGAATTTGGCGAAGTTAATGTGATGGCTCCTGACAAAGGACAATCAGCTACAAGTCACAGCATTACCTTCGCCGATCCTTTGAGAATCAAGACTATTGAAGAAACTGATTCGTACAAAGAATACTCTTGTAATGGAACTCCAGTTGATTGTATTAAACTAGCCGAAAATGTGAAGTTGACTGAGCTTCCTGATTTGGTAGTTTCTGGAATCAATCATGGTAGCAATGCTTCTATTAATGTAATTTATAGCGGAACCATGGCAGCTGTTATTGAAGCTTGTATTGATGAAATTCCAGCCATCGGATTTTCCTACGATTCTTATTCTAGCCAATTAGATTTTGAACCAGCTAGGCCTTTCATGAAAACTATTATTAAAGGAATCCTTGAAAATGGAATGCCCAAAGATGTTTGCTTAAATGTAAATATTCCAAATACCAAAGAGTTGAAAGGAATAAAGATATGTAGACAAGCCAAAGCGAGTTGGAAAGAAGGCTTCGATACCAGAACCGATCCTAGAGGAGGAGACTACCATTGGCTTACTGGTCATTTTGAAGTAGAAGACAATAGCGAAGGCACAGATTTACACGCCATAGAAAACGGATATCTTTCAGTAGTTCCCGTGCAAGTAGACCTCACCGCTCACAAAGCCATTAATGATTTAAAATTTCTGGAAACTGAACTTTAA
- the lpxB gene encoding lipid-A-disaccharide synthase, with the protein MKYYIIAGEASGDLHASNLIKHLKNRDKQANIRAWGGELMEAQGAKIVKHYRDLAFMGFVEVLFNLRTILTNISFCKKDILKFKPNAIILVDYPGFNLRIAEWAHEEGIKVIYYISPQIWAWKKSRVFKIKKYVDEMMVILPFEEDFYAKYDYPVSYVGHPLLDALPKPVSIEDHFHKENQLDKKPIIALLPGSRQQEIKKMLNIMLSQVPHFPDYQFVIAGAPSLELKFYQDIIGNNPVKIIQNKTHQLLQHSHAALVTSGTATLETALIGIPEVVCYKGSRISYEIAKRIVDIKYISLVNLIMDQEIVKELIQQELTEKHLKVELEKILEGKGRKKMLQSFEKLKEKLGSGGASERAAEIISQSF; encoded by the coding sequence ATGAAATACTATATTATAGCAGGAGAAGCCTCAGGGGATTTACATGCCAGCAATCTCATTAAGCATTTAAAAAATAGGGATAAGCAAGCCAATATTCGTGCTTGGGGCGGTGAATTAATGGAAGCACAGGGTGCTAAAATTGTAAAACACTATCGCGATTTAGCCTTTATGGGTTTTGTGGAAGTCTTGTTCAACCTCAGAACCATACTTACTAATATTAGCTTTTGTAAAAAAGACATCCTAAAGTTTAAACCAAATGCTATTATTCTTGTGGATTATCCGGGCTTCAACCTTCGTATTGCAGAATGGGCTCATGAAGAAGGAATCAAGGTGATTTATTATATCTCTCCTCAAATTTGGGCTTGGAAGAAAAGCCGAGTATTCAAAATCAAGAAATATGTAGATGAGATGATGGTGATTTTGCCTTTTGAGGAAGATTTTTATGCCAAATATGATTATCCTGTTTCCTATGTGGGCCACCCCCTACTCGATGCACTACCAAAGCCTGTTAGTATTGAAGATCACTTTCATAAAGAAAACCAATTAGATAAGAAACCAATTATAGCCTTACTTCCTGGAAGTCGTCAACAAGAAATTAAAAAGATGCTCAATATCATGTTGAGTCAAGTGCCTCATTTCCCCGATTATCAATTTGTAATTGCTGGTGCTCCCTCTTTAGAATTAAAATTCTATCAAGATATCATCGGAAACAATCCGGTTAAGATTATACAGAACAAAACCCATCAGCTCTTGCAACATTCTCATGCGGCCTTGGTTACTTCTGGTACCGCTACTTTAGAAACCGCTCTTATCGGTATTCCTGAAGTAGTTTGTTATAAAGGAAGTAGAATTAGCTATGAGATAGCCAAACGAATAGTCGATATTAAGTATATCAGTCTGGTCAACCTTATCATGGATCAAGAAATAGTGAAGGAATTAATACAGCAAGAATTAACGGAGAAACACCTGAAAGTAGAATTAGAAAAGATTTTAGAGGGTAAAGGACGAAAGAAAATGCTACAATCTTTTGAGAAACTGAAAGAGAAGCTAGGTTCAGGAGGCGCTTCGGAACGTGCTGCTGAAATAATTTCACAAAGCTTTTAG